A part of Rickettsia canadensis str. McKiel genomic DNA contains:
- a CDS encoding alpha/beta hydrolase family protein codes for MKNFIWAIIFLIPILLLGCSTTHDVASRVKHSQDIATQNNFQMQLVNGGDFTLTTYQRITNRNLPFVFYIEGDGHIADGSTNSDNPTPINPMLLKLATIDKRPNVVYIARPCQYTPLEINPKCISDYWLDKRMGQEVVDSINNVINIINNGQKFSLVGFSGGGGLTILIASQNSNVKDIITIAGNLDTKKFDKYHNDRGYLVKSLNPINYAKQVNNIPQLHLAGMDDKRVPPFITELYVKTSSSPCVKKQTFPNISHAKGWDKVWSNILDIPLICDNYYLNSE; via the coding sequence TAGGGTAAAGCATTCACAAGATATAGCAACTCAAAATAATTTTCAGATGCAGCTAGTAAACGGAGGTGATTTTACTCTTACGACTTATCAGCGTATTACCAACCGTAACTTACCTTTTGTATTCTATATTGAAGGGGATGGGCATATTGCAGATGGATCCACTAATTCTGATAATCCTACTCCTATTAATCCGATGCTCTTGAAGCTTGCTACAATCGACAAAAGACCGAATGTCGTTTATATAGCAAGACCTTGTCAATATACGCCTTTAGAAATAAACCCAAAATGCATTAGTGATTATTGGTTAGATAAAAGAATGGGGCAAGAAGTCGTAGATTCAATTAACAATGTCATAAATATTATTAATAACGGACAAAAATTTAGCTTAGTCGGTTTTTCAGGTGGTGGTGGACTTACAATATTGATTGCTAGTCAAAATAGTAATGTGAAAGATATTATAACGATTGCCGGTAATTTAGATACTAAAAAGTTTGATAAATATCATAATGATCGTGGTTACTTGGTTAAATCATTAAACCCAATAAATTATGCAAAGCAGGTTAATAATATCCCGCAATTACATCTTGCCGGCATGGATGACAAAAGAGTTCCGCCTTTCATAACAGAACTTTACGTAAAAACAAGCAGCTCACCGTGTGTAAAAAAGCAAACTTTTCCTAATATTTCTCACGCAAAAGGTTGGGATAAAGTTTGGTCTAATATATTAGATATTCCTCTGATTTGTGATAATTATTATTTGAATTCAGAATAA